A window of the Carassius gibelio isolate Cgi1373 ecotype wild population from Czech Republic chromosome B16, carGib1.2-hapl.c, whole genome shotgun sequence genome harbors these coding sequences:
- the LOC127974497 gene encoding mediator of DNA damage checkpoint protein 1 isoform X1 encodes MFRKWCPSLLHDKLERRMDATQQIEDPFSEEEEEEEQEEEEKGAPEREQLATLKVFKNDHIPETEFPLYIGENVIGRDPAACSVLLPTRSVSNRHAVISISVFRSSSDRFGNGDDVEALLWDMGSLNGTRKGRFKLTPQVRYALTEGESVVLADVPCQYTGLKISKKDTRITPEKEGVSKMEKKISPALSSSDSEGVQNRLKVKERIILPPVPLWSPEDEQPKMSSPQSEITLVPESDSDGESAPDERKDFVSDSASSSHLCSSTNSSFLTPAKKVIPESEDESFITPSLASIERFRLRQNPDEPCSVSSKPGPLVLNLDGDVDSEEKNLEKSKPEEEAQPELAAKVEPVSSSEFHMDSDTDVEEEELETSKAGPEAQEAETLEKSISSVGLHMDSDTDVEEEEEKNKTKTEAQIEQAPKVGPASSADLHMDSDTDVEEEEPEASKTEPQAQEAETLDKSVSSVGLHMDSDTDAEEDEEEKSKTKPKSHTEEAPKVTSDLHMDSDTDVEENEGSVTEKVSKKEAVTESPPSAAAPHTEFHMDSDTDVEDDNPKKVSVATEVSHAIGEGSDVRPTSAPETELHMDSDTDVDEENEGKEKVKARSLSNSETDDEDPFKLLPGKPVKAAQSHKLSLGSKAEQSEESTCKKQDHHSQAKPNLEEPTQAFGHLEEEWDLLATQAYGPAGTSARLKPKQLDLEATQAYGTETDWEPLNHTQPYSNFSTAETQLIPVAKPDDDKEEDKETQNDSHLSTADTLIIASTPKREEQTQPFSLFTAQTQLVWEGEDKEVYQNEPTQLMTDTIEETEEGEEENMERGRRNCGGETVHKGKNTSSSFIIAETQPMCEEEEATDADLSGDGFQKPSTRQQAEKYDSVHLAENNFSSHLAIAETQPMCEEDDAPDQDKVVSSSFIEKPSSYHVTIAETQPMFVDDEAPEDDVNNDVRKRQTEGEPEHHIEKASTSNRTIPETQSVGGNDEEQEEELSRKMSIRKSHRFRPKKEKEVPLPITETQPKCEEEQAEDLKSEVSSGRQQATRSPEHAKSDLTACITVAETQPMCEEEVPCEDLINAVSTRQIDADKSTEPPIPSSSHISVDETESVHKEDEGQEKDLSSKMANRRSRRGRPKKDDEVTQTAEAVHQTITETQPIPQEVIERDEDMNSGVKARRSRRGRQIKEDCIPNPAEAAVSSISINTEMQPVHEDRTERDEDLSGSRSKRPRRGRQKDEGEPAQSAEPNSDLSVVETQPMVEENVQEEPTVRSSRRQRKDKTEVKENTQEEPSVRSSRRQRKDKTEVDSETTLSNKVQGKTRKGQEGKRKRGKVLSEDEEESVEEKTTRRGTRRTGIKLKCSEKEEEEKLEERNAQEEERMEKELKEREETERLETEEKEILEYGRKEQEEPEQRKRAESEMRQKLEREQKELEEKERLKREEEEKIRIQREKDNLEKEERERLERERRELEEQRRKEEEERIQREKEENERLEKKEKERLERERKEEERIQREKEEKERLEREKRELEEQRQKEEEERIQKEKERLEAEREQLEKKRQENEEIQMREKEPKKTKERNHKKLKNEEDKTELEAPQVALSRQTRRCSSSSMNSEQSVSSQQEVSSQRGRGRGRGRGRGKQTADEQPISARQSSRRGPASAVEDTEQDSNSTTRSRSRSSSRSSERSAQSIGPSNQGARGRGRGRKSTKLPEPEEVSQAKTSGKGRGRGGRRSGVENLNVGMDNQREQDAEMVETNTAVPQTNSRGRKRTANASTSPEEAPSPTPKTPRRSVTSQAHKVLFTGLTDEDGERVVSRLGGCLAKGVNDMTHLVTDKARRTVKFLCAVARGVPIVTPEWLKKCGKAGHFLSTDEYILKDTEQEKKFSFSLQTSLQTAQTQPLLKGYEIHVTPSVMPEPSQMKEIITCCGARFLPKMPSAHKGHTVVVSCEQDRALCVKAVSMSLPVVSTEFLLTGILQQRVDLQAYSLTSSLNTSNQPADPKAAARGRRK; translated from the exons ATGTTCAGGAAATGGTGTCCAAGTCTTCTGCATGATAAG CTAGAGAGGAGGATGGATGCCACTCAGCAGATCGAAGATCCCTtctctgaagaagaagaagaagaagaacaggaagaggaggagaaaggAGCACCAGAAAGAGAGCAATTAGCAACACTAAAGGTGTTCAAAAATGACCACATACCAGAGACAG AATTCCCTCTCTACATTGGAGAGAATGTCATCGGTCGCGATCCTGCTGCCTGTTCTGTTCTGCTTCCGACCCGATCTGTTTCCAATCGGCATGCTGTCATCTCCATCTCAGTATTCCGCTCTAGCAGCGATCGTTTCGGTAACGGTGATGATGTAGAAGCACTTTTATGGGACATGGGCAGTTTGAATGGAACCAGGAAAGGCAGATTCAAGCTGACGCCTCAGGTCCGATACGCTTTGACCGAGGGTGAGAGTGTGGTGCTCGCTGATGTGCCATGTCAATACACTGGCCTGAAGATCTCAAAGAAAGATACACGCATAACTCCAGAgaaagaaggtgtgtccaaaatggagaaaaaaataagtcCAGCTTTATCAAGTAGTGACTCGGAAGGTGTGCAAAACAGGTTGAAGGTGAAAGAGAGGATCATTTTGCCTCCTGTGCCTTTATGGAGCCCTGAAGATGAACAACCCAAAATGAGTTCACCACAGTCTGAGATCACCCTGGTGCCTGAATCGGACTCAGATGGAGAGAGTGCGCCAGATGAGAGGAAAGATTTTG TCTCAGACTCGGCGTCTTCCTCTCATCTGTGTAGCTCCACAAATTCATCATTCCTGACCCCTGCAAAAAAAGTCATTCCAGAGAG TGAGGATGAAAGTTTCATCACTCCGTCTTTAGCCTCAATAGAGCGGTTCAGACTGAGGCAAAACCCTGATGAGCCTTGTTCAGTGTCATCTAAGCCTGGCCCTCTAGTCCTAAATCTGGACGGTGACGTTGATTCTGAAGAAAAGAACCTGGAGAAAAGCAAGCCTGAAGAAGAGGCTCAGCCTGAATTAGCTGCAAAGGTGGAACCAGTATCTTCATCTGAATTTCATATGGACAGTGATACTGATGTTGAGGAAGAGGAACTGGAGACAAGTAAGGCCGGACCAGAGGCGCAAGAAGCAGAAACTCTCGAGAAATCTATATCTTCAGTTGGGCTTCATATGGACAGTGATACTGATgttgaagaagaggaagagaaaaataaaactaaaacagagGCTCAGATTGAACAAGCACCAAAGGTGGGACCAGCATCTTCAGCTGACCTTCACATGGACAGTGATACTGATGTTGAGGAAGAGGAACCAGAAGCAAGTAAGACTGAACCACAGGCTCAAGAAGCAGAAACTCTTGATAAATCTGTCTCTTCAGTTGGACTTCATATGGACAGTGATACTGATGCTGAAGAAGATGAGGAAGAGAAAAGCAAGACTAAACCCAAGTCTCACACTGAAGAAGCTCCAAAGGTGACATCAGATCTTCATATGGACAGTGATACTGATGTTGAGGAGAATGAGGGCTCTGTAACTGAAAAGGTCTCCAAAAAGGAAGCCGTTACAGAAAGTCCTCCATCAGCAGCAGCACCACATACAGAATTTCACATGGACAGTGACACTGATGTTGAAGATGATAATCCCAAGAAGGTGTCAGTTGCAACAGAGGTCTCGCATGCCATTGGAGAGGGAAGTGATGTCAGGCCTACATCAGCTCCAGAGACAGAGCTCCACATGGACAGTGACACAGATGTAGATGAAGAGAATGAGGGCAAGGAAAAGGTGAAGGCCAGAAGTCTGTCAAACAGTGAAACGGATGATGAGGATCCTTTTAAACTTTTACCAGGCAAACCTGTGAAGGCCGCACAGAGTCACAAGCTTTCTCTAGGTAGCAAAGCAGAGCAATCAGAAGAGAGCACCTGTAAAAAGCAAGACCATCATTCTCAAGCAAAACCTAATCTTGAGGAACCAACCCAAGCTTTTGGCCACTTAGAAGAAGAGTGGGATTTACTGGCCACGCAAGCATACG GACCTGCTGGAACCAGTGCTAGGCTCAAGCCAAAGCAGCTTGATCTTGAGGCTACACAGGCATATGGAACAGAGACAGACTGGGAGCCTCTGaaccatacccaaccctactccAACTTCTCAACTGCTGAAACTCAGCTCATTCCAGTAGCAAAGCCTGATGATGACAAGGAGGAAGATAAAGAGACACAAAATGACTCTCACCTTTCCACAGCAGATACTCTGATCATAGCCAGCACCCCAAAACGGGAGGAACAGACGCAGCcgttttctctcttcacagcccAAACACAACTTGTCTGGGAGGGAGAAGACAAAGAGGTTTATCAGAATGAGCCCACCCAGCTCATGACCGACACCATTGAAGAAACTGAAGAGGGTGAGGAGGAGAACATGGAACGAGGTAGGAGAAACTGTGGTGGAGAGACAGTACACAAAGGCAAAAACACCAGCTCCAGTTTTATAATTGCTGAAACTCAGCCCATGTGTGAGGAAGAAGAGGCAACAGATGCAGATCTGAGTGGGGATGGCTTTCAGAAACCAAGTACAAGACAACAGGCTGAGAAATATGATTCTGTACATCTTGCTGAAAACAACTTCAGCTCCCATCTCGCTATAGCTGAAACGCAACCGATGTGTGAGGAGGACGATGCACCAGATCAGGATAAAGTGGTCAGCAGTAGTTTTATAGAGAAACCTTCCAGTTACCATGTCACCATCGCAGAAACGCAGCCAATGTTTGTGGACGACGAAGCACCAGAGGATGATGTGAACAATGACGTCAGGAAACGACAAACTGAGGGTGAGCCTGAACATCATATTGAGAAAGCCTCTACCTCCAATCGTACCATCCCTGAAACACAGTCTGTCGGTGGAAATGATGAAGAACAAGAGGAAGAGCTCAGCAGAAAGATGTCCATCAGAAAATCACACAGGTTTAGACCAAAAAAAGAGAAGGAAGTCCCACTACCTATAACAGAAACACAACCAAAGTGTGAGGAAGAACAAGCTGAGGATCTGAAAAGTGAGGTTAGCTCTGGGAGACAACAAGCAACAAGATCTCCAGAACATGCTAAATCGGACTTGACAGCATGTATCACTGTTGCTGAAACGCAACCTATGTGTGAAGAAGAGGTACCATGTGAAGATCTGATTAATGCAGTTAGCACCAGACAGATAGATGCAGACAAATCCACAGAACCCCCAATACCCTCAAGCTCCCATATCAGCGTGGATGAAACCGAGTCTGTGCATAAGGAAGATGAAGGACAGGAAAAAGACCTCAGCAGCAAGATGGCAAACAGACGTTCACGCAGGGGAAGACCAAAGAAAGACGATGAGGTAACACAAACTGCTGAGGCTGTTCATCAGACTATCACAGAAACCCAACCAATTCCTCAAGAAGTGATTGAAAGGGATGAAGATATGAACAGCGGAGTGAAAGCCAGGAGGTCCCGCAGAGGAAGGCAGATAAAAGAAGACTGCATTCCAAATCCTGCTGAAGCTGCCGTCAGCTCCATTTCTATTAACACGGAAATGCAGCCTGTTCATGAGGACAGAACTGAAAGGGATGAAGATCTGAGTGGCAGCAGATCCAAAAGACCCCGCAGAGGAAGACAAAAAGATGAAGGTGAACCTGCACAGTCTGCTGAACCAAACTCTGATCTCAGTGTGGTTGAAACACAGCCAATGGTTGAGGAGAACGTCCAAGAAGAACCTACTGTCAGAAGCAGCAGAAGACAGAGGAAAGACAAGACAGAAGTAAAGGAGAACACCCAAGAAGAACCTAGTGTCAGAAGCAGCAGAAGACAGAGGAAAGACAAGACCGAGGTGGACAGTGAGACAACTCTATCTAACAAAGTCCAAGGTAAAACTAGAAAAGGGCAggaaggaaaaagaaagagagggaaagtGTTGTCTGAGGACGAGGAAGAGAGTGTAGAAGAAAAAACCACAAGGAGAGGAACCAGACGGACAGGTATAAAACTGAAGTGTAGTGAAAAGGAAGAAGAGGAAAAATTGGAGGAGAGGAATGCCCAAGAAGAGGAGAGGATGGAGAAAGAGCTTAAAGAACGAGAGGAGACAGAGAGGTTAGAGACGGAAGAAAAGGAGATACTGGAGTACGGGAGAAAGGAACAAGAAGAACCTGAACAGAGAAAGAGGGCTGAATCTGAAATGAGACAAAAACTAGAAAGGGAGCAGAAGGAACTAGAGGAAAAAGAACGACTGAAAAGGgaagaagaggaaaaaattaGAATTCAGCGGGAAAAAGATAATTTAGAAAAAGAAGAGAGGGAGAGGTTGGAAAGGGAGAGGAGAGAACTAGAAGAACAAAGacgaaaagaagaagaggaaaggATTCAGagggaaaaagaggaaaatgaacgattagaaaaaaaagagaaagagaggttggagagggagaggaaagaagaagaaagaattcAGAGGGAGAAAGAAGAGAAGGAAAGGTTGGAGAGGGAGAAGAGAGAACTAGAAGAACAAAGACAAAAGGAAGAAGAGGAAAGAATTCAAAAGGAGAAGGAAAGATTAGAGGCGGAAAGAGAACAAttagaaaagaaaagacaagaaaatgagGAAATTCAGATGAGAGAAAAAGAGCCAAAAAAGACGAAGGAGAGAAACCATAAGAAACTAAAGAATGAGGAGGACAAGACAGAACTAGAAGCTCCTCAAGTTGCTCTATCCAGACAAACACGCCGCTGCTCAAGTTCCTCTATGAACTCGGAGCAGTCTGTATCCTCACAACAAGAGGTGTCCAGCCAGAGGGGACGAGGGCGAGGCAGGGGACGAGGCCGAGGGAAACAGACCGCTGATGAGCAACCCATCAGTGCTAGACAGTCTAGCAGGAGAGGACCAGCTAGTGCAGTTGAAGACACAGAGCAGGACTCCAATTCAACAACCCGTTCCCGATCCCGCTCCAGTTCTAGAAGTTCTGAAAGATCTGCTCAGAGTATCGGACCTTCGAACCAAGGGGCGAGAGGAAGAGGCAGAGGTAGGAAGAGTACAAAACTACCAGAACCGGAAGAAGTTTCCCAAGCAAAAACTTCTGGGAAAGGCAGGGGAAGAGGAGGAAGGCGTTCTGGTGTGGAGAATTTAAATGTCGGAATGGACAATCAGCGTGAGCAAGATGCTGAGATGGTGGAAACCAACACTGCTGTACCCCAAACCAACAGCAGAGGTCGTAAGAGAACAGCCAACGCTAGCACGTCCCCTGAAGAGGCTCCTTCACCCACACCCAAGACTCCAAGGCGATCCGTGACTAGTCAGGCGCACAAG GTGTTATTCACTGGGCTGACAGATGAGGACGGAGAAAGAGTGGTCTCCCGGTTAGGTGGATGTTTGGCAAAGGGAGTGAACGATATGACTCACCTGGTAACTGATAAAGCGAGACGCACTGTGAAGTTTTTGTGTGCTGTTGCCAGAGGGGTGCCAATCGTGACTCCTGAATGGCTAAAGAAG TGTGGAAAAGCTGGCCATTTCCTTTCTACTGATGAATATATATTGAAAGATACCGAGCAGGAGAAAAAGTTTAGTTTCAGCCTACAGACGTCACTGCAAACTGCTCAAACTCAACCCCTTTTAAAG GGTTATGAGATTCACGTAACCCCTTCTGTGATGCCGGAACCGTCTCAAATGAAAGAAATCATCACCTGTTGTGGAGCACGCTTCCTCCCCAAAATGCCCTCTGCTCACAAG GGACACACTGTGGTGGTGTCATGTGAGCAGGACAGGGCGCTTTGTGTTAAGGCAGTGAGTATGTCATTGCCCGTGGTCAGCACAGAGTTCCTATTGACTGGCATTCTGCAGCAGAGAGTTGACCTGCAGGCCTATTCTCTCACTTCCTCTCTCAACACGTCCAATCAGCCTGCAGACCCCAAAGCTGCTGCCAGGGGCCGAAGGAAGTAG